The Chroococcidiopsis sp. TS-821 genome includes a region encoding these proteins:
- a CDS encoding GNAT family N-acetyltransferase produces MSIVIKTAEPHEWQSIQEIRRVVFQEEQKVDAALEFDGKDDTAEHLIAYWNAQPVGTARIRYLDTKTAKIERLAVLSTARGQGIGKQLMQKALERATAQKMQEAVIHAQEYVKALYQQLGFIQEGETFDEAGIPHVKMRRKFTSNECD; encoded by the coding sequence ATGAGCATCGTGATAAAAACTGCCGAACCGCATGAATGGCAGAGCATCCAAGAAATCCGGCGCGTGGTATTTCAGGAAGAACAAAAAGTCGATGCGGCATTAGAATTTGACGGTAAGGACGACACTGCCGAGCACTTGATCGCGTATTGGAACGCGCAACCTGTAGGAACGGCGCGAATTAGGTACTTAGATACAAAAACTGCAAAAATCGAAAGACTGGCAGTATTATCAACGGCACGAGGGCAAGGTATCGGCAAGCAATTAATGCAAAAAGCCCTGGAAAGAGCAACTGCACAGAAGATGCAAGAAGCAGTGATTCACGCGCAAGAATACGTGAAAGCGCTGTATCAACAACTCGGTTTTATCCAAGAAGGAGAAACATTTGATGAAGCGGGGATTCCGCATGTCAAAATGAGGAGAAAATTCACAAGCAACGAGTGTGATTAG
- a CDS encoding glycosyltransferase family 39 protein, producing MIRLKHKFPRGLLILGLIWLAGAIGDRVWFALDNSVPAWDQADYLTGSLNYWQALQHMQIWSGEWWSGFWLLSSKIPPLVYTVAAITQQIFGRGIEQATLINLLFSAILLASVYGLGILLFNVEVGLWAAALCQLFPSLYRARLDFLLDYPLTAMVILSFFCLTLWVRSTIRVRQWLSAAASGICFGLAILAKQTALFFLFTPILWVAIAMLYKRQWQRVLQLGGSLLLSVIIAAPWYRTNWLIVLTSGKRATIDSAIAEGDPPLNTLAAWTYYWEILPYQVSWLLLLVPIVGLILYWQRLQKHRASLAWLAIFWLGAYFLCSLNINKDERYVLPYLPIIALFLACGFTFWRGRWGNYIRWGSVSLAVVLMWLNIFPTGSVGRSIAQIFSPKAAHYAVVGTRFPHQEVIEAIVQQAPHLRSTLGVSPSTPEINQHNLNYYGALRDFQVYGRQVGVRSQQVVQDARSLDWFITKTGDQGSVPAAQAAIVEIVERSPDFDTIQSWTLPDSSTLKLYHDRTPEIEIIAVPGESKVTLSQVTVPQQVQPGVPIPVTYQWNGAWDELQSGLVLLDWYQEDASSNRWIHDHAIGMGNLHSTPAPGTFQVIERMAMLPPTGATGTYTLKATYLNRNTGETYPIASPRVSVTVEPNAEVSQAPELDLLTQFRTLAASLPQGLPALELVFEEIARINQYDPTQDYLIQTQQALTYRLQQEPQNLEFAYTLALSRVLQRQVNEAIAALERVVQLDAQNPYAYAYLAFVHLYNWNAAPAEAALKNARTLNPNIPEIQALSAVAALLQGQFFAAWNYFTSWQNSQSL from the coding sequence GTGATTAGGCTCAAACACAAGTTCCCGCGAGGACTGCTAATACTAGGACTCATTTGGCTAGCAGGGGCGATCGGCGATCGCGTATGGTTTGCTTTAGATAATTCGGTTCCTGCGTGGGATCAAGCTGATTACCTGACAGGTTCCTTAAACTACTGGCAAGCGTTACAACACATGCAAATATGGAGTGGCGAGTGGTGGTCAGGCTTTTGGCTACTTTCTTCTAAAATACCGCCGTTGGTTTACACGGTTGCCGCGATTACACAGCAGATTTTTGGTCGAGGTATCGAGCAAGCAACCCTCATTAATCTTCTATTTAGCGCAATTCTGCTTGCTTCTGTGTATGGATTGGGTATTTTACTATTCAATGTCGAGGTAGGTTTATGGGCAGCAGCGCTGTGTCAATTATTTCCTAGTCTTTATCGCGCTCGATTAGACTTCTTACTCGATTATCCACTCACGGCTATGGTGATTTTGAGTTTCTTCTGCTTAACGCTGTGGGTGAGAAGTACGATACGAGTCAGACAATGGCTATCAGCAGCGGCTTCGGGGATTTGCTTTGGGTTGGCAATTTTAGCGAAACAAACCGCGTTATTTTTCTTATTCACCCCCATACTTTGGGTTGCGATCGCGATGCTGTACAAACGCCAATGGCAACGCGTATTACAGCTAGGTGGAAGTTTGTTGCTATCAGTCATAATCGCTGCGCCTTGGTATCGCACGAATTGGCTTATAGTACTAACCAGTGGTAAACGCGCCACGATCGATTCGGCGATCGCTGAAGGCGATCCACCGTTAAATACACTGGCAGCTTGGACGTATTATTGGGAAATTCTTCCCTATCAAGTTTCCTGGCTATTACTTTTAGTACCGATTGTCGGGTTAATTCTATATTGGCAGCGCCTGCAAAAACATCGCGCTTCGCTTGCTTGGTTAGCGATATTTTGGCTGGGGGCTTATTTTTTGTGTTCGCTCAACATTAACAAAGATGAGCGCTACGTTTTGCCTTATCTTCCAATCATCGCTCTCTTTCTTGCTTGTGGTTTCACATTCTGGCGCGGACGTTGGGGAAATTACATCCGTTGGGGTAGCGTGAGTTTAGCTGTTGTGTTGATGTGGCTCAACATTTTTCCTACAGGAAGTGTAGGGAGAAGTATTGCCCAAATTTTCAGCCCTAAAGCTGCACACTACGCAGTTGTTGGTACTCGTTTTCCACACCAAGAAGTGATTGAGGCAATCGTGCAACAAGCCCCGCATCTGCGCTCAACGTTAGGTGTATCACCATCAACTCCAGAAATTAATCAACATAACCTAAATTACTACGGCGCGCTACGCGACTTTCAAGTTTATGGGCGACAGGTAGGAGTGCGATCGCAGCAAGTTGTCCAAGACGCGCGATCGCTTGATTGGTTTATAACGAAAACTGGCGATCAAGGTTCTGTTCCCGCAGCACAAGCCGCAATTGTAGAAATTGTTGAGCGATCGCCTGATTTTGACACGATCCAAAGTTGGACGTTGCCTGATAGTAGCACGCTGAAGTTATATCACGACCGAACGCCGGAAATTGAAATCATTGCCGTACCAGGAGAATCAAAAGTCACGCTATCGCAAGTCACAGTACCGCAGCAAGTACAGCCAGGAGTTCCGATTCCTGTTACCTATCAGTGGAATGGTGCGTGGGATGAGTTGCAATCTGGTTTAGTATTACTCGACTGGTATCAAGAAGACGCAAGTTCAAACCGTTGGATACACGATCACGCGATCGGAATGGGAAATCTGCATTCAACGCCAGCGCCAGGTACATTTCAAGTCATCGAACGTATGGCAATGCTACCGCCAACAGGTGCTACAGGAACTTATACTTTAAAAGCAACGTACCTCAACCGTAACACGGGTGAAACTTATCCTATTGCATCTCCCCGTGTAAGTGTAACTGTTGAACCTAACGCCGAAGTTTCTCAAGCACCCGAACTCGATTTATTAACGCAGTTTCGCACTTTAGCAGCAAGTTTACCCCAAGGATTGCCCGCCCTTGAATTAGTCTTTGAGGAAATTGCCCGTATTAATCAATACGATCCAACGCAAGATTATTTGATCCAAACGCAACAAGCTTTAACGTATCGCCTCCAACAAGAACCGCAAAATCTAGAATTTGCCTATACTCTTGCATTATCTAGGGTATTACAGCGACAGGTAAATGAAGCGATCGCCGCCTTAGAAAGAGTAGTGCAGCTAGATGCGCAAAACCCTTACGCTTATGCTTATTTGGCGTTTGTCCATCTTTATAACTGGAACGCCGCACCTGCTGAAGCCGCACTCAAAAATGCCCGCACCCTCAATCCTAACATACCTGAGATTCAAGCGCTCAGTGCTGTAGCCGCTTTACTACAAGGTCAATTCTTTGCAGCATGGAACTATTTTACAAGCTGGCAGAATTCTCAAAGTCTCTGA
- the pruA gene encoding L-glutamate gamma-semialdehyde dehydrogenase, with translation MVLQVEKSNYEAKTQEIARQLLAATRDRSFFAGLRDQMRWDDKLLAWAMSNPGLRVQLFRFIDCLPALHTKSEIAAHLQEYLGDPSVELPAALKGMLNFASPDSMPGQVAATTVSTAVEALAHKYIAGENIKQVLKTIERLRKEKMAFTIDILGEAVITEVEAQYYLDRYLELMEQLAEAAKNWSTVAQIDQADNQPISKVQVSVKLTAFYSQFDPLDAQGSEEKVSSRIRILLRRAAELGVAVHFDMEQYAYKDITLAILKNILLEDEFRSRTDVGITIQAYLRDSEQDVRDLITWVKQRGYPLTVRLVKGAYWDQETIKAAQKDWEQPVFNDKGATDVNFENLTQILLENHEYIYSAIGSHNVRSQAHAIAIAETLNIPRRRFEMQVLYGMGDKLAKALVDRGYRVRVYCPYGELLPGMAYLIRRLLENTANSSFLRQNMEERPVEELIAPPKVNPSCPEYLVHNAQFPNAADVDFSKMEARKRSQQAFAAVRQQLGKTYLPLINGEYVNTQESIDSLNPANPSEIIGRVGLLSTEQAEQAMQAAKTAFPAWKRTPVSDRANILRKAADLMEQRRAELSCWIVLEVGKPVREADAEVSEAIDFCRYYAAEMERLAQGVNYDIPGENNRYHYQPRGIAVVISPWNFPLAIATGMTVAALVAGNCTLLKPAETSSVIAAKIAEILVAAGIPKGVFQYVPGRGSQVGAYFVNHPDTHIIAFTGSQEVGCRIYADAATLKPGQKHLKRVIAEMGGKNAIIVDESADLDQAVAGVVQSAFGYSGQKCSACSRVIVLESIYDTFLRRLVEATRSLNIGAAELPSTQVGPVIDATAQARIKEYIEKGRAEAEVAVELAAPDTGYFIGPVVFSEVSPTATIAQEEIFGPVVAVIRVKDFAEAIAVANGTNYALTGGIYSRTPSHIEIAQQEFEVGNLYINRTITGAIVARQPFGGFKLSGVGSKAGGPDYLLQFLEPRHITENIQRQGFAPIAGAD, from the coding sequence GTGGTACTACAAGTAGAAAAAAGCAATTACGAAGCTAAAACGCAGGAAATCGCCCGACAACTTCTAGCCGCGACACGCGATCGCTCGTTCTTTGCTGGGTTACGCGACCAAATGCGCTGGGATGATAAGCTTTTAGCGTGGGCGATGAGTAATCCTGGGTTACGCGTGCAGTTATTTCGCTTCATCGACTGCTTACCCGCCTTACATACCAAATCAGAAATCGCCGCGCACTTACAAGAGTACCTGGGAGATCCCTCGGTCGAACTACCAGCCGCACTCAAGGGAATGCTCAACTTTGCTTCGCCTGATTCTATGCCAGGACAAGTTGCCGCGACAACAGTATCAACTGCGGTAGAGGCGCTAGCACATAAGTATATTGCTGGAGAAAATATTAAACAAGTCCTCAAAACGATTGAGCGCCTGCGTAAAGAAAAAATGGCGTTTACGATCGATATTCTTGGTGAAGCTGTGATTACCGAAGTCGAGGCGCAGTACTATCTCGACCGCTACCTAGAATTAATGGAACAGTTAGCAGAAGCTGCTAAAAATTGGTCTACTGTAGCGCAAATCGACCAAGCGGATAATCAACCGATATCAAAAGTTCAAGTTTCTGTCAAACTAACCGCGTTTTACTCGCAGTTCGATCCACTTGATGCGCAAGGTAGCGAAGAAAAAGTCAGTTCGCGCATTCGGATTCTTTTACGGCGCGCAGCAGAATTGGGCGTCGCGGTTCACTTTGATATGGAACAATACGCTTATAAAGATATTACGCTCGCGATCCTCAAAAATATATTACTCGAAGACGAGTTTCGCAGTCGGACTGATGTCGGTATTACCATTCAAGCTTATTTGCGTGACAGCGAACAAGATGTCCGCGATTTAATTACTTGGGTAAAACAACGCGGCTATCCACTCACGGTACGCTTAGTCAAAGGGGCGTACTGGGATCAAGAAACGATTAAAGCGGCGCAAAAAGATTGGGAACAGCCTGTATTTAACGATAAAGGCGCAACCGATGTCAATTTTGAAAATTTAACGCAAATATTACTCGAAAATCACGAATATATCTATTCAGCCATCGGCAGTCATAACGTGCGATCGCAAGCCCATGCCATTGCCATCGCAGAAACTTTAAATATCCCCCGCCGTCGCTTTGAAATGCAAGTTCTCTACGGTATGGGAGATAAACTTGCCAAAGCCCTTGTCGATCGCGGCTATCGCGTCAGAGTCTACTGTCCTTACGGTGAACTACTTCCTGGAATGGCGTATCTGATTCGCCGTTTGCTCGAAAATACCGCGAATAGTTCCTTTTTACGGCAAAATATGGAAGAACGCCCTGTAGAAGAACTGATTGCTCCACCAAAAGTTAATCCTTCTTGTCCCGAATACTTAGTCCATAACGCCCAGTTTCCCAACGCCGCCGATGTGGATTTTTCCAAAATGGAAGCCAGAAAGCGATCGCAACAAGCTTTTGCCGCAGTCCGCCAGCAACTTGGTAAAACTTACTTACCATTAATTAATGGCGAGTACGTCAACACTCAAGAAAGCATCGATTCGCTCAATCCTGCTAACCCTAGTGAAATTATCGGTAGAGTCGGTTTACTATCAACAGAACAAGCCGAACAAGCAATGCAAGCTGCTAAAACGGCATTTCCAGCATGGAAACGTACGCCAGTTAGCGATCGCGCTAATATCCTGCGCAAAGCGGCGGATTTGATGGAACAACGCCGTGCCGAATTATCCTGCTGGATTGTTTTAGAAGTCGGTAAACCTGTACGCGAAGCGGATGCAGAAGTTTCCGAAGCCATCGATTTTTGCCGTTACTATGCGGCGGAAATGGAACGCCTAGCGCAAGGTGTTAACTACGATATTCCAGGGGAAAATAACCGCTATCACTACCAACCACGAGGAATTGCTGTTGTCATTTCGCCTTGGAACTTTCCTCTGGCGATCGCCACCGGAATGACAGTAGCAGCTTTAGTTGCAGGAAATTGTACTTTACTCAAACCTGCTGAAACATCTTCTGTTATTGCTGCTAAGATTGCCGAAATTCTCGTCGCCGCTGGAATTCCTAAAGGCGTATTTCAATACGTTCCAGGTCGAGGTTCGCAAGTTGGTGCTTACTTTGTCAATCACCCTGATACGCACATCATCGCCTTTACAGGTTCGCAAGAAGTCGGTTGTCGTATTTATGCAGATGCAGCAACTTTAAAACCTGGACAAAAGCACTTAAAACGCGTAATTGCTGAAATGGGCGGAAAAAACGCGATTATTGTCGATGAAAGCGCTGATTTAGACCAAGCGGTTGCGGGTGTCGTGCAATCTGCATTTGGGTACAGCGGACAAAAATGTTCGGCGTGTTCGCGCGTTATTGTTCTCGAATCAATATACGATACTTTTCTACGCAGATTGGTAGAAGCAACGCGATCGCTTAATATTGGTGCGGCTGAGTTACCCAGTACGCAAGTAGGTCCTGTGATCGACGCGACAGCCCAAGCACGGATCAAAGAATATATTGAAAAAGGACGCGCAGAAGCTGAAGTCGCCGTCGAACTTGCTGCACCAGATACCGGCTACTTTATTGGTCCTGTTGTCTTTAGCGAAGTTTCACCCACTGCCACAATTGCCCAAGAAGAAATTTTTGGTCCGGTTGTCGCTGTGATTCGCGTCAAAGATTTTGCTGAGGCGATCGCGGTTGCAAACGGCACAAACTACGCTTTAACGGGAGGCATTTACTCGCGGACTCCTTCGCATATTGAAATCGCACAACAAGAATTTGAAGTTGGTAATTTGTATATCAACCGCACAATTACAGGGGCAATCGTAGCTAGGCAACCTTTTGGTGGCTTCAAACTCTCTGGTGTCGGTTCCAAAGCCGGAGGTCCTGATTATCTCCTACAATTCCTCGAACCCCGCCATATTACTGAGAATATTCAACGTCAAGGTTTTGCACCTATCGCAGGGGCGGATTAG
- the smc gene encoding chromosome segregation protein SMC produces the protein MVHIKRLELSNFKSFGGTTQIPLLPGFTVVSGPNGSGKSNILDALLFGLGLASSKGMRAERLPDLVNHTQATRGRTVEASVTVTFDLEGLEQRGQEGDIRLNEEDLGEVTPEELSVTRKLRVTPQGTYTSTYYINGEACTLAELHEQLNRLRIYPEGYNVVLQGDVTGIISMNARERREIIDELAGVAAFDRKIAQAKETLDQVKDREERCQIVEQELVAQRDRLSQDRIKAEKYQQLRTELQQKSQWEAVLIWRSLQNQQEHLATQIQAGDRTLAELAQQHTTLEREIEQATTHLEQLNYRVKALGEEELLKLQSHLATQEAEYRQLQRQHQENAQADFKAECSIQQKRAEIQEYENKLAELNQEQSAKAEAIATLQFERDAAQRELEQSREAASAIADAADLWVQQQTALNREIEILLQATEPQSRQQAQLRERTNQLQRQLHEQKQTIDKLEPELALKQQQLAANEQQAIALTTQAETLAQSLSAAEQELQIQQDTYKRLLGEQRDKQRQLDKLEAQAQALQETQGTNATKVILQSGLQGVCGLVAQLGKVEPRYQLALETAAGARLGQLVVEDDAVAAAAIEILKQKRAGRATFLPLNKIQPLRFSPTTALRYSEGFIDYAIHLIECDRRYQDVFGYVFGSTVVFETLESARKYLGQYRIVTLEGELLETSGAMTGGSIIQQRSGLHFGTSEATESDEAKQLQKRLQEIALVLKRCESGIESLSAKTKYLSQELTEVRQQRREQQLRAEQLRKEIQAVSKQLVQAKAQLRQTEEQLTSARSQLEILDSELPTKEAQLQQKRQLLAELEQSQTNSQWQQIQFKIKSQEQDLQVRLQALLKAEQRQSELANTAILIQGKIAECQQRIQEYQQQRSSISNQQSIISDQIDTIATQIAQTKAALQQIEEKLASEKQQRDRAEAQLRDRQNQYQQLEWQQQKLQETQQTRREELTALQAQIHAQVADLPNPLPEVPDKVDLEQLQREVRSLAKRIQALEPVNMLALEEYERTTKRLEELSQKLLTLAAERTELLLRIENFTTLRQRAFKEAFDAVNQNFQSIFATLSDGDGYLQLDDAEDPFNSGLNLVAHPKGKPVQRLASMSGGEKSLTALSFIFALQRYRPSPFYAFDEVDMFLDGANVERLAKMIKQQAKLAQFIVVSLRRPMIESAERTIGVTQARGAYTQVLGIKLQQSNTSP, from the coding sequence ATGGTTCATATCAAGCGCCTGGAATTATCGAACTTTAAATCTTTTGGTGGCACAACGCAAATCCCGCTGCTACCAGGATTTACTGTTGTTTCTGGACCAAACGGTTCGGGAAAATCAAATATTTTAGATGCGTTGCTATTCGGCTTAGGGCTTGCGAGTTCTAAAGGAATGCGCGCGGAACGTCTTCCTGATTTAGTAAACCACACGCAGGCGACGCGCGGACGTACTGTCGAAGCGAGTGTGACGGTGACGTTTGATTTGGAGGGTTTGGAACAGAGAGGTCAGGAAGGTGACATAAGATTAAATGAGGAGGATCTCGGTGAAGTAACGCCAGAAGAACTAAGTGTGACGCGGAAGTTGCGCGTGACTCCACAGGGAACTTACACATCGACTTATTACATCAACGGCGAAGCTTGTACGCTCGCAGAATTGCACGAACAACTCAATCGCTTGCGCATTTATCCGGAAGGTTACAATGTTGTCCTTCAAGGTGATGTCACTGGAATTATTTCGATGAACGCGCGCGAACGCAGGGAAATTATTGACGAACTTGCGGGTGTCGCCGCCTTTGACCGCAAAATCGCGCAAGCCAAGGAAACGCTTGACCAAGTAAAAGACCGCGAAGAACGCTGTCAAATCGTTGAACAAGAACTTGTAGCGCAACGCGATCGCTTGTCGCAAGACCGCATCAAAGCCGAGAAATACCAACAACTGCGTACCGAATTACAACAAAAATCACAGTGGGAAGCTGTCCTCATTTGGCGATCGCTGCAAAATCAACAAGAACATCTCGCAACGCAAATCCAAGCAGGCGATCGCACTTTGGCAGAACTCGCACAACAACACACCACCCTAGAGCGCGAAATTGAGCAAGCGACAACTCATCTCGAGCAGTTAAACTATCGCGTCAAAGCTTTAGGAGAAGAAGAACTTTTAAAACTGCAATCGCATTTAGCCACGCAAGAAGCTGAGTATCGCCAGTTACAGCGTCAACATCAAGAAAACGCCCAAGCAGACTTTAAAGCTGAATGCAGCATACAACAAAAACGAGCAGAAATTCAAGAGTATGAGAACAAACTTGCCGAACTTAACCAAGAACAAAGTGCGAAAGCCGAAGCAATCGCCACTTTACAATTTGAACGCGATGCGGCACAACGCGAACTAGAACAAAGCCGAGAAGCGGCAAGCGCGATCGCTGATGCTGCGGATCTCTGGGTACAACAACAAACCGCACTCAATCGCGAGATCGAAATTCTACTGCAAGCAACTGAACCGCAATCGAGACAGCAAGCGCAACTGCGCGAACGAACCAATCAACTGCAACGGCAATTACACGAGCAAAAGCAAACTATTGACAAGCTAGAACCAGAACTTGCCCTAAAACAACAGCAACTTGCAGCCAACGAACAACAGGCGATCGCGCTGACAACACAAGCAGAAACTTTAGCACAATCGCTGAGTGCAGCCGAACAAGAATTACAAATTCAACAAGACACCTATAAGCGTCTTCTTGGCGAACAACGCGATAAACAACGACAACTCGACAAATTAGAAGCGCAAGCCCAAGCACTTCAAGAAACGCAAGGGACAAATGCGACGAAAGTGATTTTGCAATCAGGTTTGCAAGGCGTTTGTGGTTTAGTCGCGCAGTTGGGTAAAGTCGAACCCCGCTATCAACTAGCCCTAGAAACGGCTGCGGGGGCGCGTTTAGGACAGTTAGTTGTGGAAGACGATGCTGTCGCCGCCGCTGCGATTGAAATCCTCAAACAAAAACGCGCTGGAAGGGCGACATTTTTACCGTTGAATAAGATTCAACCTTTACGCTTTTCCCCGACGACCGCGCTGCGTTATAGTGAGGGATTTATCGATTATGCGATTCATTTGATCGAGTGCGATCGCCGCTATCAGGATGTCTTTGGTTATGTCTTCGGTAGCACTGTTGTTTTTGAAACATTAGAGTCTGCAAGAAAATACTTAGGTCAATATCGCATTGTCACGCTCGAAGGCGAACTACTCGAAACGAGTGGCGCGATGACGGGTGGTAGTATTATTCAACAGCGTTCTGGTTTACACTTTGGGACGAGTGAAGCGACAGAATCAGATGAAGCCAAACAACTACAAAAACGCTTACAAGAAATTGCACTGGTATTAAAACGGTGTGAATCTGGTATCGAATCGCTGAGTGCAAAAACAAAATATTTGTCGCAAGAACTCACCGAAGTGCGTCAACAGCGCCGCGAACAGCAATTGCGTGCAGAACAATTGCGTAAAGAAATTCAAGCAGTGAGCAAGCAACTTGTACAAGCCAAAGCACAACTGCGGCAAACAGAAGAACAACTGACAAGCGCGCGATCGCAACTGGAAATTTTAGACAGCGAACTGCCGACAAAAGAGGCGCAATTACAACAAAAACGGCAACTTCTTGCTGAGTTAGAACAATCGCAAACAAACAGTCAATGGCAACAAATTCAATTCAAAATCAAAAGCCAAGAACAAGACTTACAAGTGCGTTTACAAGCGTTACTCAAAGCCGAACAACGCCAGAGTGAGTTAGCAAACACCGCAATTCTCATCCAAGGAAAAATCGCCGAATGTCAACAACGCATTCAAGAATATCAACAGCAACGCTCTTCGATTAGCAATCAGCAATCAATCATCAGCGATCAAATCGATACCATCGCAACGCAAATTGCCCAAACAAAAGCAGCTTTACAGCAAATTGAAGAGAAACTAGCTTCAGAAAAGCAACAACGCGATCGCGCCGAAGCACAACTACGCGATCGCCAGAATCAGTATCAACAACTCGAATGGCAACAGCAAAAACTTCAGGAAACGCAACAAACGCGTCGCGAAGAATTAACCGCATTACAAGCACAAATTCACGCGCAAGTCGCGGATTTACCGAATCCTTTGCCAGAAGTCCCTGACAAAGTCGATTTAGAACAACTGCAACGCGAAGTGCGATCGCTTGCCAAACGCATACAAGCGTTAGAACCTGTGAATATGCTGGCGTTAGAAGAATACGAACGCACAACAAAGCGCCTAGAGGAATTAAGTCAGAAACTGCTCACTTTAGCAGCGGAACGCACCGAACTACTGCTGCGAATAGAAAACTTTACGACCTTGCGCCAACGTGCTTTTAAAGAAGCCTTCGACGCGGTTAATCAAAACTTCCAAAGTATTTTCGCAACACTTTCTGACGGTGATGGCTACTTACAACTTGACGATGCTGAAGATCCCTTTAATAGCGGGTTAAATCTTGTCGCACACCCGAAAGGAAAACCTGTTCAACGACTTGCTTCGATGTCTGGAGGAGAAAAATCGCTTACTGCATTAAGCTTTATTTTTGCGCTACAACGCTACCGCCCATCACCTTTTTATGCTTTTGATGAAGTTGATATGTTTCTCGATGGGGCAAATGTGGAACGATTAGCTAAAATGATAAAACAACAGGCGAAGCTTGCACAGTTTATAGTTGTGAGTCTGCGTAGACCAATGATAGAATCTGCCGAACGAACCATCGGAGTTACTCAAGCACGAGGAGCTTATACTCAAGTATTAGGAATAAAATTGCAACAGTCAAACACCTCGCCATGA
- a CDS encoding restriction endonuclease subunit R, with protein MATILDARNLSLKDVHRLLGVQERFNSSISSLLSLEPATEEQLLKIRHLFHDYYAEGKISEGQVKFLFISPLLWLSGFYQSNIKITLEENISDIFIEDEDTVIKGRMDLLAVSKNKNHKLDNTYFWILVIEAKNASINALEGLPQLLAYAYKSLEQQQFVWGLTTNGVDYRFVYLQQGNPVTYQLLPQLNLIDSESSLQLLQILKAICKI; from the coding sequence ATGGCAACAATTCTTGATGCAAGAAATTTATCTCTGAAAGATGTGCATCGTCTTCTTGGCGTTCAAGAACGTTTTAATAGTTCTATTTCATCTTTACTATCATTAGAACCTGCTACAGAAGAACAGCTTTTAAAAATTCGTCATTTATTTCATGATTACTACGCAGAAGGAAAAATTTCTGAAGGACAAGTGAAATTTTTGTTTATCTCTCCTTTATTATGGTTGTCTGGTTTTTATCAATCAAACATCAAGATTACTTTAGAGGAGAATATTAGCGATATTTTCATTGAAGATGAAGATACAGTCATCAAAGGAAGGATGGATCTTTTAGCTGTTAGTAAAAATAAAAATCATAAATTAGATAATACTTACTTCTGGATATTAGTAATAGAAGCTAAAAATGCAAGTATTAATGCCTTGGAAGGATTACCTCAGTTATTAGCTTATGCTTACAAAAGTCTAGAACAGCAACAATTTGTTTGGGGCTTAACGACTAACGGCGTTGATTATCGATTCGTCTATCTACAACAAGGTAATCCGGTAACATATCAATTATTACCACAACTTAACTTGATAGATAGCGAATCATCGCTTCAACTACTACAAATACTAAAAGCTATCTGTAAAATTTAG